The window AATAGGGGTCGCGCAGCAAGGCTCTGCCCAAAAATACAAGATCCGCTTTCCCGCTCTTCACAATATCTTCCGCCTGCGCCGCCTCTGTAATCAAGCCGACGGCACCGGTGCGAATGCCGGTTTCCCGTTTGATTTTCTCCGCAAACGGAACCTGGTAGCCCGGAAATGCGTCAATTTTTGCCGGCACGACACCGCCGCTGCTGCAGTCGATTAAATCGATGCCTTCCGCTTTCAGCCATTTTGCGTACAGGACATAATCCTCTACGGACAGCCCTTCCGGGTGATAGTCGCTTGCGGAAATGCGGACAAACAGCGTATCTTCCCAAACCGCTTTCACAGCTTTCACAACTTCCCTGAGCATGCGAAAACGATTTTCCGCACTGCCGCCGTATGCATCGCTGCGTTTATTGGTCAACGGAGACAAAAATTCATTCAACAAATAGCCGTGCGCCGCGTGAATCTCAATCACGTCGAACCCGGCTGTTTT is drawn from Bacilli bacterium and contains these coding sequences:
- the namA gene encoding NADPH dehydrogenase NamA, yielding MSELFSPITINKLALKNRIVMSPMCMYSCRNGDGVANDWHFVHYASRAVGQAGLVMVEATAVLPEGRISEHDLGIWSDKHTAGLTEIARLVHAFGGKVGIQIAHAGRKAEINGETFAPSAIAFNETYKQPAEMTEADIARTVNAFQKAAARAKTAGFDVIEIHAAHGYLLNEFLSPLTNKRSDAYGGSAENRFRMLREVVKAVKAVWEDTLFVRISASDYHPEGLSVEDYVLYAKWLKAEGIDLIDCSSGGVVPAKIDAFPGYQVPFAEKIKRETGIRTGAVGLITEAAQAEDIVKSGKADLVFLGRALLRDPY